The following are from one region of the Candidatus Limnocylindrales bacterium genome:
- the ispF gene encoding 2-C-methyl-D-erythritol 2,4-cyclodiphosphate synthase, translating to MLRIGQGYDIHRLVEGRPLRLGCVTVESERGALGHSDGDAAAHAICDALLGAAALGDLGTFFPSSDARWRNADSTVFLAHVARLLGEAAATIVNVDVTIVIERPRIAPHIDAMRAAVAAALGVDFTRISVKAKSGDSIGAIGAWQAVEAHAIALIDL from the coding sequence GTGCTGCGAATCGGACAGGGCTACGACATTCACCGTCTCGTCGAAGGCCGGCCTTTGCGGCTCGGGTGCGTGACGGTCGAGAGCGAGCGCGGCGCGCTCGGTCACTCCGACGGCGATGCGGCCGCCCACGCCATCTGCGATGCGCTGCTCGGTGCCGCTGCGCTGGGCGACCTGGGCACGTTCTTTCCCTCCAGCGACGCGCGTTGGAGGAATGCCGACTCGACCGTCTTCCTCGCCCACGTCGCGCGTCTGCTCGGCGAGGCTGCTGCCACCATCGTCAACGTCGACGTCACCATCGTCATCGAGCGCCCCCGCATCGCTCCGCACATCGATGCGATGCGCGCCGCGGTCGCCGCGGCCCTCGGCGTCGACTTCACCCGCATATCGGTCAAGGCCAAGAGCGGCGACAGCATCGGCGCGATCGGCGCGTGGCAAGCCGTCGAAGCCCACGCCATCGCCCTGATCGATCTGTGA
- a CDS encoding SpoVR family protein, with protein sequence MNLDLRELEDWDKRIMDKAVAYGLDCFPQDFEICDHEEMIGYMAYSGMPSRYSHWSFGKAFERLKTLYHYGVQGLPYEMVINSNPSLAYLMGDNSLCLNVLTMAHVYGHNDFFKNNFGFSRTRPEFTLPTFKSHAARVRKYLEDPSIGVARVEPVLDAAHALSLQCRRNLFVRKMRPAEQLESLYEAAQPRRDPYSNIHKKTDYVEPDLRKVPLQPEEDLLLFVRDYNPFLADWQRDLITIVAEETHYFLPQIETKIMNEGWASFFHYHIMNSLDLPQALAIEFMIHHNAVIRPAPGGLNPYHIGFRVWDAIYRSHEGDGPIDLSRDNAGRRAIFAARECERDSSFLRRFLTERLARELGLFEFTDRRGERVVSEVADEDGWEKIKTSLVRSVGMGSVPVIKVIDADYRGARVLLLEHDFEGRELKLADAEKTLAYIFQLWGREVALKTVVGGRPTLLVFNDQGFSTKSPS encoded by the coding sequence ATGAACCTGGACCTGCGCGAGCTGGAAGACTGGGACAAGCGCATCATGGACAAGGCCGTCGCCTACGGCCTGGACTGCTTTCCTCAGGATTTCGAGATCTGCGACCACGAGGAGATGATCGGCTACATGGCCTACTCGGGCATGCCGTCGCGCTACTCGCACTGGTCGTTCGGCAAGGCATTCGAGCGCCTGAAAACTCTCTACCACTACGGCGTCCAGGGCCTTCCCTACGAGATGGTGATCAATTCGAACCCGTCTCTGGCCTACCTGATGGGCGACAACTCGCTGTGCCTGAACGTGCTGACGATGGCGCACGTCTACGGGCACAACGACTTCTTCAAGAACAACTTCGGCTTCTCGCGGACGCGCCCCGAGTTCACCCTGCCGACATTCAAATCGCACGCGGCCAGGGTGCGGAAGTATCTGGAGGATCCCAGCATCGGCGTGGCCCGCGTCGAGCCGGTCCTGGATGCCGCCCATGCGCTGTCCCTGCAGTGCCGGCGCAACCTGTTCGTGCGCAAGATGCGTCCGGCCGAGCAGCTCGAGAGCCTCTACGAGGCCGCCCAGCCGCGTCGCGACCCGTACAGCAACATCCACAAGAAGACCGACTACGTCGAGCCCGATCTCAGAAAGGTCCCTCTGCAGCCCGAAGAGGACCTGCTTCTCTTCGTGCGCGACTACAACCCTTTCCTGGCCGACTGGCAGCGCGACCTCATCACCATCGTCGCCGAGGAGACACACTACTTCCTGCCCCAGATCGAGACCAAGATCATGAACGAGGGCTGGGCCAGCTTCTTCCATTATCACATCATGAACAGCCTGGACCTTCCGCAGGCGCTGGCCATCGAGTTCATGATCCACCACAACGCGGTGATCCGGCCGGCTCCTGGAGGGCTGAACCCGTACCACATCGGGTTTCGCGTCTGGGACGCGATCTACCGGAGCCACGAGGGCGACGGCCCGATCGACCTCTCCCGCGACAACGCGGGGCGCAGGGCGATCTTTGCGGCGCGCGAGTGCGAGCGTGACAGCTCTTTCCTGCGCCGCTTCCTCACGGAGCGACTGGCTCGCGAGCTTGGCCTGTTCGAATTCACCGACCGGCGCGGCGAGCGCGTCGTCAGCGAAGTGGCCGACGAGGACGGCTGGGAGAAGATCAAGACCTCGCTCGTCCGCAGCGTCGGAATGGGGTCGGTGCCGGTCATCAAGGTCATCGATGCGGACTATCGTGGCGCTCGCGTGTTGCTGCTCGAGCACGATTTCGAGGGCCGCGAGCTGAAGCTCGCCGATGCCGAGAAGACGCTGGCGTACATCTTTCAGCTATGGGGCCGTGAGGTCGCGCTGAAGACGGTCGTCGGCGGACGACCGACGCTCCTGGTCTTCAACGACCAGGGCTTCTCCACGAAGAGTCCGTCCTAG
- a CDS encoding DUF444 family protein, translating into MGSFRPKREISGDRSAGDRLRHRQKVRSSIRENIADIIAEESIIGRSGDQIIKVPIRGVREYRFIYGENAPGVGEGAGEELQRGDVIAQDGEKGQGKQGEGGDRPGVDYYETEVTLDELIGMMFEDLELPNLERKPMAQIEALRNTRRKGYRSVGLRVRLDKRRTVRERMKRVISRKTVGTGRSDQRVPFHLQDLRYRHRTAEVHPESNAVVMCIMDTSGSMDKTKKYLARSFFFLLYQFVRRRYEHVEVVFIAHDIEANEVTEDEFFHKGESGGTFVSSGYRKALDVVNDRYHPALWNIYAFHCSDGDNFGSDTPTAIKAVQALCEVANLVGYGEIKPRGAGFYGSSLLDTFKRVGTDNFRTVLIERKEDVWPSFRAFLTGERVQAEASS; encoded by the coding sequence ATGGGAAGTTTCCGTCCCAAGCGTGAGATCTCCGGTGACCGCAGCGCGGGCGATCGCCTGCGGCACCGGCAGAAGGTCCGTTCCTCCATCCGCGAGAACATCGCCGACATCATCGCGGAGGAATCGATCATCGGCCGCTCCGGCGACCAGATCATCAAGGTGCCGATCCGCGGCGTCCGCGAGTACAGGTTCATCTACGGCGAGAATGCGCCCGGCGTCGGAGAAGGCGCCGGCGAGGAGCTGCAGCGCGGCGACGTGATCGCCCAGGACGGCGAAAAGGGCCAGGGCAAGCAGGGCGAAGGCGGCGACCGGCCCGGCGTCGACTACTACGAGACCGAGGTCACGCTGGACGAGCTCATCGGCATGATGTTCGAGGACCTGGAGCTGCCCAATCTCGAGCGCAAGCCGATGGCCCAGATCGAGGCGCTGCGCAACACCCGCCGCAAGGGCTACCGCTCGGTCGGTCTTCGCGTGCGGCTCGACAAACGACGCACCGTTCGCGAGCGCATGAAGCGCGTGATCTCGAGGAAGACGGTCGGCACCGGCCGCAGCGACCAGCGCGTCCCGTTCCACCTGCAGGACCTGCGCTACCGCCACCGCACCGCCGAGGTGCATCCGGAGTCCAACGCCGTGGTCATGTGCATCATGGACACCTCCGGCTCCATGGACAAGACCAAGAAGTACCTGGCGCGCAGCTTCTTCTTCCTGCTTTACCAGTTCGTGCGGCGGCGCTACGAGCACGTCGAGGTCGTCTTCATCGCGCACGACATCGAAGCCAACGAAGTCACCGAGGACGAGTTCTTCCACAAGGGCGAGTCCGGCGGCACCTTCGTGTCTTCCGGCTATCGCAAGGCCCTCGACGTCGTCAACGACCGCTATCATCCGGCGCTCTGGAACATCTACGCGTTCCATTGCAGCGACGGCGACAACTTCGGATCCGACACTCCCACCGCCATCAAGGCCGTCCAGGCCCTGTGCGAAGTGGCGAACCTCGTCGGTTACGGCGAGATCAAGCCGCGCGGCGCCGGCTTCTACGGCAGCTCGCTGCTGGACACGTTCAAGCGCGTGGGCACCGACAACTTCCGCACCGTGCTCATCGAGCGCAAGGAAGACGTCTGGCCGAGCTTCCGCGCCTTCCTCACCGGCGAGCGCGTCCAGGCCGAGGCCTCTTCATGA
- a CDS encoding ATP-binding protein, translating into MNSSVDLELVLANMLEGVVVFSEETASFVNQAAEAMLGRSRRALLGQRASDIFARSAWIGGVLDRIDHEHPALREEGELDAAGARKPVVAEAVLIRDRDDIAFGRLLVLYDLSRRGPLQHQDRDRQRVAELDRLAAQFAHEINNPLSGIRGAAQLLSRRLSDRADLCEYTEMIVRQADRMKELVEALMALEAPLLKREPVNIHRILNDLLLLQRPASEQRGVALEAEFDPSLPDVRGDAGRLEQLFLNILSNALSVCPSPGGRVRLTTRMEHSFYVEREGGRVHFLTVSIADNGPGLDAEALEHMFSPLFSRRKGGHGMGLAIASAIAAAHDGRIRAENGPDGGAVFHVTLPVVTGREGAKAAAT; encoded by the coding sequence ATGAATTCCTCCGTCGACCTCGAGCTGGTGCTGGCCAACATGCTCGAGGGCGTGGTCGTGTTCTCGGAGGAGACCGCCTCCTTCGTCAACCAGGCTGCCGAAGCGATGCTCGGCCGCTCGCGCCGGGCCCTGCTCGGCCAGCGCGCCAGCGACATCTTTGCGCGCTCGGCCTGGATCGGTGGCGTGCTCGACCGCATCGATCACGAGCATCCGGCGCTGCGAGAGGAAGGGGAGCTGGATGCTGCAGGCGCCCGAAAGCCGGTCGTGGCCGAGGCGGTACTCATAAGGGATCGCGATGACATTGCCTTCGGCCGGCTTCTGGTGCTGTACGATCTGAGCCGCCGAGGACCGCTGCAGCATCAGGATCGCGACCGCCAGCGTGTGGCCGAGCTGGACCGGCTGGCGGCGCAGTTCGCGCACGAGATCAACAACCCGCTCTCCGGAATTCGCGGCGCGGCCCAGCTGCTGAGCCGCCGCCTCAGCGATCGCGCGGACTTGTGCGAGTACACCGAGATGATCGTGCGTCAGGCCGACCGCATGAAGGAGCTGGTCGAGGCGCTCATGGCGCTGGAAGCGCCGCTTCTCAAGCGCGAGCCCGTCAACATCCACCGCATTCTGAACGATCTCCTGCTGCTGCAACGCCCCGCCTCCGAGCAGCGCGGAGTGGCCCTGGAGGCCGAGTTCGACCCGAGCCTGCCCGACGTCAGGGGCGATGCCGGGCGCCTGGAGCAGCTGTTCCTGAACATCCTGAGCAACGCCCTTTCGGTCTGCCCTTCCCCCGGCGGCCGCGTCCGGCTGACCACACGGATGGAGCATTCCTTCTATGTCGAACGCGAAGGAGGCCGCGTCCACTTCCTGACCGTGTCCATCGCAGACAACGGCCCGGGCCTGGACGCCGAAGCGCTCGAGCACATGTTCTCGCCCTTGTTCTCGCGCCGCAAGGGCGGACACGGTATGGGACTGGCCATCGCCAGCGCCATCGCGGCTGCGCACGACGGAAGGATCCGCGCCGAGAACGGCCCCGACGGCGGCGCCGTCTTTCACGTCACCCTTCCCGTCGTC